A window from Dysidea avara chromosome 2, odDysAvar1.4, whole genome shotgun sequence encodes these proteins:
- the LOC136245068 gene encoding uncharacterized protein — protein MLKVAITTVLLMVTCSYAKADDKAAYYHQLMTPYWLSKHAEISGSYTVRPDSLDFPSGGISYQRLIRVQLVPPKTLSKEDDVTVTITVAMDTIYADANDHDPYFGISDGKTFVGFITPDNNHYSAAPCYRVEGLSTDDRITSISRSNSGVPRATGAQSYSSEVKMHIKPTEKWGSCHTEHDEGHIAIAQYSYKLDIDKGLYFDMHRENTNESYQIEYILVEVY, from the exons ATGTTAAAGGTGGCTATTACTACAGTGTTGTTGATGGTAACTTGTTCATATGCTAAAGCTGATGATAAG GCAGCATATTATCATCAACTGATGACCCCTTACTGGTTAAGCAAACATGCTGAAATATCTGGATCATATACTGTGCGTCCTGATTCCCTTGATTTCCCTTCTGGTGGCATCAGTTATCAACGCCTTATAAGAGTTCAGCTGGTACCACCGAAAACTTTGTCTAAGGAAGATGATGTTACTGTAACGATTACTGTTGCAATGGATACCATATATGCTGATGCCAATGACCACGATCCTTATTTTGGGATAAGTGATGGAAAAACCTTTGTTGGCTTTATTACACCTGACAACAATCACTATAGTGCTGCACCCTGCTATCGTGTTGAAGGGTTAAGCACTGATGATAGGATTACTAGCATCTCAAGATCTAATTCTGGTGTTCCCAGAGCAACAGGTGCACAAAGCTACTCCAGTGAAGTAAAGATGCATATTAAACCAACTGAGAAGTGGGGTTCCTGCCACACAGAACATGATGAAGGACACATTGCTATAGCTCAATATTCCTATAAACTGGATATAGACAAAGGCCTGTACTTCGATATGCATCGTGAAAATACCAATGAAAGTTATCAGATTGAGTACATACTAGTTGAAGTGTATTAA